A genome region from Alicyclobacillus acidocaldarius subsp. acidocaldarius DSM 446 includes the following:
- a CDS encoding IS1634 family transposase, with protein MILLFAQIVSTKKPDGKTYKYLHIVESYREGRTVKKRRVASLGNISQYSEREIEQIIRTLESLLQHRTTGSLEDFEAQQVLHFGVPYVVQFLWNQLGLTEAIRDALRAREVTFDVARYVQAMVIHRLVDPSSKLRLFHTLDDLYLPDWGGEPWQLQHFYRALDYLVDIKPQLERVLYARLTDLLNFRLSLVLYDLTSTHLHGHACPLGEHGYSRTHRPDLEQVELGLLVTPEGIPITHEVFAGNVSDKQTVPDILKRLKEDFAVEQCVFVGDRGMVTEKNMALMAEAGFPYIVGFHKRGRIVSDALLEQFADVNAYHELKDNLRYLEVPAASVDDVEKAEGVRYILCYNPEKARQDAAFRESALEEAETGLKALAESLAKPKRGRKPTDKGVMLKVADLLTRKGVEAFFQVDYKDGILTYRRDEDAITKEALRDGKFLIRTNTDLPAADVAQSYKTLMGIERAFHQIKNFLDVGPIYHWNEQRVRGHIFVCVLAYLFEQEMQVLYRRQWAHDKAVAESLACVEEQAKVLAELESRWYTGEAIVRELRRWKAVRATFLDKEFVSVTKATDQAKAILTSLGIPTPNKTLSVTKVPSMTPDE; from the coding sequence GTGATCCTCTTGTTCGCGCAAATTGTATCCACAAAGAAGCCCGACGGTAAGACCTACAAGTATCTCCACATCGTTGAGTCCTACCGTGAAGGTCGGACGGTCAAGAAGCGGCGTGTCGCAAGCCTAGGCAACATCAGTCAATATTCTGAGCGCGAAATCGAACAGATTATCCGGACCCTCGAGTCTCTCCTACAACATCGCACCACCGGTTCGCTCGAGGACTTCGAGGCCCAGCAGGTACTCCATTTCGGCGTTCCGTATGTGGTGCAATTTTTGTGGAACCAACTCGGGCTCACCGAGGCCATTCGTGACGCCCTGCGTGCCCGCGAGGTCACCTTTGATGTCGCGCGGTACGTCCAAGCCATGGTCATTCATCGGCTCGTCGATCCCTCGAGTAAGCTTCGCCTCTTTCACACGCTGGACGATCTCTATCTTCCCGACTGGGGCGGGGAGCCGTGGCAGCTTCAGCACTTCTATCGAGCGCTCGACTATCTTGTCGACATCAAGCCTCAACTGGAACGCGTGTTGTACGCGCGACTGACAGACTTGCTGAACTTCAGGCTCTCGTTGGTTCTGTACGACTTGACCAGCACTCATCTCCACGGGCACGCCTGTCCCTTAGGAGAGCATGGGTATTCGCGAACGCATCGCCCCGACCTCGAGCAGGTGGAGCTTGGGCTCCTGGTGACCCCTGAAGGCATTCCCATCACGCACGAAGTGTTCGCGGGCAACGTGTCCGACAAGCAAACCGTGCCGGACATCTTGAAACGTCTGAAGGAAGACTTTGCGGTCGAGCAGTGCGTGTTCGTGGGTGACCGCGGCATGGTCACGGAAAAGAACATGGCCCTGATGGCGGAGGCGGGATTCCCGTACATTGTCGGGTTCCACAAGCGCGGGCGCATCGTGAGCGACGCGTTGCTGGAACAGTTTGCAGACGTCAACGCCTACCACGAACTGAAAGACAACCTGCGCTACCTCGAGGTGCCCGCCGCAAGCGTGGACGACGTCGAAAAGGCCGAAGGCGTCCGATACATCCTTTGCTACAACCCGGAGAAAGCGCGTCAGGATGCCGCGTTTCGGGAGAGCGCGCTGGAGGAGGCTGAAACGGGTCTGAAAGCTTTGGCGGAGAGCTTGGCGAAACCGAAGCGCGGCCGAAAGCCGACCGACAAAGGCGTCATGCTCAAGGTGGCGGACCTGTTGACCAGAAAAGGGGTTGAAGCGTTTTTTCAGGTCGATTACAAGGACGGCATCCTGACGTATCGGCGCGATGAGGACGCAATCACCAAGGAAGCACTGCGCGACGGAAAGTTCCTGATTCGAACCAATACGGATTTGCCTGCAGCCGACGTGGCCCAATCGTACAAGACGTTGATGGGGATCGAACGTGCGTTTCACCAAATCAAAAACTTCCTGGATGTCGGGCCGATCTATCACTGGAATGAGCAGCGGGTTCGCGGGCACATCTTCGTCTGCGTGCTGGCCTACCTCTTCGAGCAGGAGATGCAAGTGCTCTATCGCCGCCAATGGGCCCACGACAAGGCAGTGGCGGAAAGCCTTGCATGCGTTGAAGAGCAGGCCAAGGTGCTAGCCGAACTCGAGTCGCGGTGGTACACCGGCGAAGCCATCGTACGGGAGCTGAGACGCTGGAAAGCGGTGCGCGCCACATTCTTGGACAAGGAGTTCGTCAGTGTGACCAAAGCGACGGACCAGGCGAAGGCCATCCTCACGAGCCTGGGCATTCCGACGCCAAACAAGACCTTGTCGGTGACGAAAGTCCCATCCATGACGCCGGACGAGTAA
- a CDS encoding PfkB family carbohydrate kinase, with protein MRIRPLPPPGRACARMIGAVGTDAFAPMLKDSLARAGVDVSGVAEVPGPSGKALIFLEISGQNRIVVVPDANAFLEPVRVERAVLTLETPRETAVMVQNEIPREAVMVAIRAAHLRGWPTVWNVAHRRRCRLRCFALAK; from the coding sequence GTGCGAATCAGGCCGTTGCCGCCGCCCGGCAGGGCGTGCGCGCGCATGATCGGGGCCGTGGGGACGGACGCATTTGCGCCGATGCTCAAGGATTCGCTGGCCCGTGCAGGCGTCGACGTCTCGGGCGTGGCGGAGGTGCCGGGGCCGAGCGGCAAGGCGCTCATCTTCCTCGAGATAAGCGGGCAAAACCGCATCGTGGTGGTCCCGGACGCCAATGCGTTCCTCGAACCAGTGAGGGTGGAGCGCGCGGTGCTCACCTTGGAGACGCCGCGGGAGACGGCTGTGATGGTGCAGAACGAGATTCCGCGCGAGGCCGTGATGGTCGCCATTCGCGCGGCACACCTGCGCGGGTGGCCCACCGTGTGGAACGTGGCGCACCGTCGGCGTTGCCGGCTGAGGTGCTTCGCGTTGGCGAAGTGA